A single window of Gambusia affinis linkage group LG18, SWU_Gaff_1.0, whole genome shotgun sequence DNA harbors:
- the LOC122821051 gene encoding snake venom serine protease Dav-PA-like: protein MALLKVLMLLLGLGVSVNSDVSLQKRIIGGHDCDVNDHLYHVRLLSTNGTASTLCGGTLIHSMWILTAAHCWESEAGWTNKAIFKVHPRTAMQETQVIQYDPVIYTDHGQKHDIMLLKLQRPVTDVPLALLPNCRKHLKKGSTVQLVGEGGTTTGPFNKRYPNAPISTHLQCVDMKVSAVSMFEPTCGHIFLAEAPDMDTCHGDSGSAVEFSYRTYGLVAECSGGYACQLPVRIIDVCKYKSWIKQTTGVKL, encoded by the exons ATGGCTCTGCTGAAagttctgatgctgctgctgggtCTGG gtgtttcagtgaactcagatgtttctctgcagaagagaATCATTGGAGGTCATGACTGTGATGTTAACGACCATCTTTATCATGTTCGGCTGTTGAGCACAAATGGTACTGCATCGACCCTGTGTGGAGGAACTCTGATCCACTCAATGTGGATCCTGACTGCAGCTCACTGCTGGGAGTCAGAGGCAGGGTG GACTAACAAAGCCATATTTAAAGTTCATCCAAGGACCGCTATGCAGGAGACTCAGGTAATCCAATATGATCCTGTGATTTATACTGACCACGGCCAGAAGCATGACATCATGCTGCTGAAGCTTCAGAGACCAGTAACAGATGTCCCACTTGCTCTGCTGCCAAATTGCAGGAAACACCTTAAAAA AGGCAGTACTGTTCAACTGGTAGGAGAGGGAGGAACAACAACCGGCCCCTTCAATAAACGAT accccAATGCTCCTATTTCAACACATCTTCAGTGTGTCGACATGAAAGTTTCTGCTGTTTCCATGTTCGAGCCGACATGTGGGCATATATTCCTCGCTGAAGCGCCGGACATGGATACATGTCAT GGCGACTCTGGTTCAGCAGTGGAGTTCAGCTACAGGACTTATGGTTTGGTTGCTGAATGTTCAGGAGGATATGCATGTCAGCTGCCAGTTAGAATCATAGATGTGTGTAAATACAAGAGCTGGATAAAACAAACTACTGGGGTTAAACTATAA